Proteins encoded within one genomic window of Halorussus salilacus:
- a CDS encoding NADH-quinone oxidoreductase subunit J codes for MTNRDRGSLLPGLAAVALFAVLAVVFVRASFGDPAAEFAGDAGVTASIGYAMFNIQHPDAIPSEGFLVAFLVIAVVLDAALDGAVLLARRDEDGVITTALRSDAADEDATEERVATDGGTPAGTDRDAEEVND; via the coding sequence ATGACCAACCGAGACAGAGGTAGCTTGCTGCCGGGACTGGCCGCCGTCGCGCTGTTCGCAGTGCTGGCGGTCGTGTTCGTCCGCGCGTCGTTCGGCGACCCCGCGGCGGAGTTCGCGGGCGACGCGGGCGTCACGGCAAGCATCGGCTACGCGATGTTCAACATCCAGCACCCCGACGCCATCCCGAGCGAGGGCTTCCTCGTCGCGTTCCTCGTCATCGCGGTGGTGCTCGACGCCGCGCTCGACGGCGCGGTGTTGCTGGCACGACGCGACGAGGACGGCGTCATCACGACGGCGCTGCGCTCGGACGCGGCCGACGAAGACGCGACCGAGGAGCGAGTCGCGACCGACGGGGGCACGCCCGCCGGAACCGACCGCGACGCCGAGGAGGTGAACGACTGA
- a CDS encoding NADH-quinone oxidoreductase subunit J → MVYETLAFGLFALVTIASSLGVVLVRDVWHSALLLGVALLSVAVHYVMLQAEFLAAMQILVYVGGVLILITFAVMLTRQAQTEEEVTEA, encoded by the coding sequence ATGGTATACGAGACGCTCGCGTTCGGCCTGTTCGCTCTCGTCACGATAGCGAGCAGTCTGGGCGTCGTCCTGGTGCGGGACGTGTGGCACTCCGCGTTGCTGTTGGGTGTCGCGCTGCTCTCCGTCGCCGTCCACTACGTGATGCTGCAGGCGGAGTTCCTCGCAGCGATGCAGATCCTCGTCTACGTCGGCGGGGTTCTCATCCTCATCACGTTCGCGGTGATGTTGACGCGCCAGGCACAGACTGAAGAGGAGGTGACCGAAGCATGA
- a CDS encoding NuoI/complex I 23 kDa subunit family protein: MIGVLKSMATTLKHALDGSTFTVEYPDVAPEVSPRFRGVHKFSQERCIWCRQCENVCPNDTIQIVQDDQRNGEQYNLHIGQCVYCRLCEEVCPVDAILLTQNFEFTGDTKDDLVYNKEQLKNVPWYKDIDPLESREPDRGAWIGEGEGEVDYQ, from the coding sequence ATGATCGGAGTCCTCAAGTCAATGGCAACCACGCTGAAGCACGCACTGGACGGGTCCACGTTCACGGTCGAGTACCCCGACGTGGCACCCGAAGTGAGCCCGCGGTTCCGCGGCGTCCACAAGTTCAGCCAGGAGCGCTGCATCTGGTGTCGCCAGTGCGAGAACGTCTGTCCGAACGACACCATCCAGATCGTTCAGGACGACCAGCGCAACGGCGAGCAGTACAACCTCCACATCGGCCAGTGCGTCTACTGTCGGCTGTGCGAGGAGGTCTGCCCGGTGGACGCCATCCTGCTCACCCAGAACTTCGAGTTCACGGGCGACACCAAGGACGATCTGGTGTACAACAAAGAGCAGTTGAAGAACGTCCCCTGGTACAAGGACATCGACCCCCTCGAATCCCGCGAACCCGACCGGGGTGCGTGGATCGGCGAGGGAGAAGGCGAGGTAGACTACCAATAA
- a CDS encoding complex I subunit 1/NuoH family protein encodes MTFVPLQGQSDPLLPETIGRLLFGSEMAIWQEAIAGFLAAFVVANIMLAQAGVAGPWAKRKITAAFTDRIAVNRVGPAGLLIIPASAVQLMAKELIIPDGVDRPAYDLAPIILALSALLGFAVIPMGSIFGINLQIADPETGLAFVFAVASIATLALAMAGYASSNKYSLMGGLRAIAQNIAYEIPLIVTAASVVIFAGTLQMSEIVAQQAEPLVSLGGLTIPSWYAFVNPFAFVLFMVANLAEVGRNPFDIPEAPTEIVAGYMTEYSSIYFVLFYMGEFIHIFLGGAIVATVFLGGPAGPVLPGFVWFIIKIWAVFLFTQWARSAVPRVRIDQLIEIGWKGMLVLSFANLILTAIIVGVML; translated from the coding sequence ATGACGTTCGTCCCCCTGCAGGGCCAATCCGACCCCCTGCTCCCCGAGACCATCGGCCGCCTGCTGTTCGGCTCCGAGATGGCCATCTGGCAGGAGGCCATCGCGGGCTTCCTCGCGGCGTTCGTCGTCGCGAACATCATGCTCGCGCAGGCTGGCGTCGCCGGTCCGTGGGCCAAACGCAAGATAACCGCGGCGTTCACCGACCGCATCGCCGTCAACCGCGTGGGACCGGCGGGCCTGCTCATCATCCCCGCCTCGGCGGTCCAGCTCATGGCGAAGGAGCTCATCATCCCGGACGGGGTCGACCGTCCGGCGTACGACCTCGCGCCGATCATCCTCGCGCTCTCGGCGCTGCTCGGGTTCGCGGTCATCCCGATGGGGTCGATCTTCGGAATCAACCTCCAGATCGCCGACCCCGAGACCGGACTCGCGTTCGTGTTCGCGGTGGCCTCCATCGCCACCCTCGCGCTCGCGATGGCCGGGTACGCCTCGAGCAACAAGTACTCGCTGATGGGCGGTCTGCGCGCCATCGCGCAGAACATCGCGTACGAGATTCCGCTCATCGTGACCGCGGCGTCGGTCGTCATCTTCGCGGGCACGCTCCAGATGAGCGAAATCGTCGCCCAGCAGGCCGAACCGCTGGTGAGCCTCGGCGGCCTAACGATTCCGTCGTGGTACGCCTTCGTGAACCCGTTCGCGTTCGTGCTGTTCATGGTCGCGAACCTCGCGGAGGTCGGGCGGAACCCGTTCGACATCCCCGAAGCACCGACCGAGATCGTCGCCGGGTACATGACCGAGTACTCCAGCATCTACTTCGTCCTGTTCTACATGGGCGAGTTCATCCACATCTTCCTCGGCGGTGCCATCGTCGCCACCGTGTTCCTCGGCGGACCGGCCGGTCCGGTACTGCCAGGGTTCGTCTGGTTCATCATCAAGATCTGGGCGGTCTTCCTGTTCACCCAGTGGGCGCGGTCGGCCGTGCCGCGCGTCCGGATCGACCAGCTGATCGAGATCGGCTGGAAGGGCATGCTCGTCCTTTCGTTCGCCAATCTCATCCTCACGGCCATCATCGTCGGGGTGATGCTCTAA
- a CDS encoding NADH-quinone oxidoreductase subunit C produces the protein MSSQEVRTPDTEGVDYDALDALLGDRVIRRESHLNAEGFVVRPDDVAESLELLREEAGFDHLSMVTAQDYEDRYETIYHLTKYADRTQEVSVVVPTDPENPVSESAASVYKTANWHEREAYDLVGVEYDGHPDLRRILLPETWQGHPLSSDYDQDKPQIVSFEEHKNPLQDDRRSDAESDTMFINIGPHHPATHGVLHLKTVLDGEQVADVEPDIGYLHRCEEQMCEQGTYRHQIMPYPDRWDYASAGLLNEWAYARVAEDLNDIEVPEYAQVLRTMSAELCRIAAHMLAVGTFALDIYGDFTAIFMYAMRDREKVQNILEDLTGQRMMFNYFRLGGVVWDIPEPREEFFGKIRDFIDDLPETLEEYHDLITGNEIFQTRTIGTGILDPEDAKQFGCTGPVARGSGVDYDLRRDDPYGYYDELDWNVVTEDGCDNYARFLVRMQEVEESAKIISQCVDLLEEWPEEEQTIQANVPRTLKPDPDTEVYRAVEGAKGELGIYIRSDGTDKPGRFKIRSPCFCNLSALNAMSKGEYVPDLVATLGSLDVILGEVDR, from the coding sequence ATGAGTTCGCAGGAAGTACGTACTCCCGACACCGAGGGCGTCGATTACGACGCGCTCGACGCCCTGCTCGGCGACCGCGTGATTCGCCGCGAGAGCCACCTCAACGCCGAGGGCTTCGTGGTCCGGCCCGACGACGTGGCGGAGTCGCTCGAACTCCTCCGCGAGGAGGCCGGGTTCGACCACCTCTCGATGGTCACCGCGCAGGACTACGAGGACCGCTACGAGACCATCTACCACCTGACGAAGTACGCCGACCGGACTCAGGAGGTCAGCGTGGTCGTCCCCACCGACCCGGAGAACCCGGTGAGCGAGTCGGCCGCGTCGGTGTACAAGACGGCCAACTGGCACGAGCGGGAGGCCTACGACCTCGTGGGCGTCGAGTACGACGGCCACCCGGACCTGCGGCGCATCCTCCTGCCCGAGACGTGGCAGGGCCACCCCCTGAGCTCGGACTACGACCAGGACAAGCCCCAGATCGTCTCGTTCGAGGAGCACAAGAACCCCCTGCAGGACGACCGGCGGTCGGACGCCGAATCGGACACGATGTTCATCAACATCGGTCCCCACCACCCAGCGACCCACGGCGTGCTCCACCTCAAGACCGTCCTCGACGGCGAGCAGGTCGCCGACGTCGAACCCGACATCGGTTACCTCCACCGCTGTGAGGAGCAGATGTGCGAGCAGGGCACCTACCGCCACCAGATCATGCCGTACCCCGACCGGTGGGACTACGCGTCGGCGGGACTGCTCAACGAGTGGGCGTACGCGCGCGTGGCGGAGGACCTCAACGACATCGAGGTCCCCGAGTACGCGCAGGTCCTCCGGACGATGAGCGCCGAGCTGTGTCGCATCGCGGCCCACATGCTGGCGGTCGGGACGTTCGCGCTCGACATCTACGGCGACTTCACCGCCATCTTCATGTACGCGATGCGCGACCGCGAGAAGGTCCAGAACATCCTCGAAGACCTCACGGGCCAGCGGATGATGTTCAACTACTTCCGACTCGGCGGGGTCGTCTGGGACATCCCGGAACCCCGCGAGGAGTTCTTCGGGAAGATTCGGGACTTCATCGACGACCTGCCCGAGACCCTCGAAGAGTACCACGACCTCATCACGGGCAACGAGATATTCCAGACCCGGACCATCGGGACCGGCATCCTCGACCCCGAGGACGCCAAGCAGTTCGGCTGTACTGGTCCGGTCGCCCGCGGGTCGGGCGTCGACTACGACCTGCGCAGGGACGACCCCTACGGCTACTACGACGAACTCGACTGGAACGTCGTGACCGAGGACGGCTGTGACAACTACGCGCGATTCCTCGTCCGGATGCAGGAGGTCGAGGAGTCGGCCAAGATCATCAGCCAGTGTGTCGACCTGCTCGAAGAGTGGCCCGAAGAGGAGCAGACGATTCAGGCCAACGTCCCCCGGACCCTCAAGCCCGACCCCGACACCGAGGTCTATCGGGCCGTCGAGGGCGCGAAGGGCGAACTCGGCATCTACATCCGGTCGGACGGCACCGACAAGCCCGGCCGGTTCAAGATTCGGAGCCCGTGCTTCTGTAACCTCTCGGCGCTGAATGCGATGAGCAAGGGCGAGTACGTGCCCGACCTCGTGGCGACGTTGGGTAGCCTCGACGTGATTCTCGGGGAGGTGGACCGATGA
- a CDS encoding NADH-quinone oxidoreductase subunit B, with amino-acid sequence MSNEPRDAISGSTEPQSKTREARMGPGVDNRFNSKLREAFGSSPFILTKFDKFMNWVRGSSMFMLQFGIACCSIEMMHTYAVKHDLDRFGSGVPRASPRQADVMIVPGTIVTKFAPRMKRVYDQMPEPKFVVNMGSCAISGGPFQEGYNVIKGAEEVIPVDIHVPGCPPRPEALIYGVVKLQERIANGESSPVTVKPYELEQFGDLEQDELVEKLAKEIDEEDLVMRYNWADSP; translated from the coding sequence ATGAGCAACGAACCACGAGACGCGATCAGCGGGAGTACAGAACCCCAGAGCAAGACCCGAGAGGCCCGGATGGGCCCGGGCGTCGACAACCGGTTCAACTCGAAGCTACGGGAGGCGTTCGGCTCCTCGCCGTTCATCCTCACGAAGTTCGACAAGTTCATGAACTGGGTGCGGGGGTCGTCGATGTTCATGCTACAGTTCGGTATCGCGTGCTGTAGCATCGAGATGATGCACACCTACGCGGTCAAACACGACCTCGACCGCTTCGGGTCGGGCGTGCCGCGGGCCTCCCCCCGGCAGGCCGACGTGATGATCGTGCCCGGCACCATCGTCACGAAGTTCGCCCCGCGGATGAAGCGGGTGTACGACCAGATGCCCGAGCCCAAGTTCGTCGTGAACATGGGGTCGTGTGCCATCTCCGGCGGCCCGTTCCAGGAGGGCTACAACGTCATCAAGGGTGCCGAGGAGGTCATCCCGGTGGACATCCACGTCCCCGGTTGCCCGCCCCGCCCCGAGGCCCTCATCTACGGCGTCGTCAAGCTCCAGGAGCGGATCGCCAACGGCGAGAGCAGTCCCGTGACCGTCAAGCCGTACGAACTGGAGCAGTTCGGCGACCTCGAACAGGACGAGCTGGTCGAGAAGCTCGCGAAGGAGATCGACGAGGAGGACCTCGTCATGCGCTACAACTGGGCTGACTCGCCATGA
- a CDS encoding NADH-quinone oxidoreductase subunit A, translating into MNPWIAIGALALVGLLIPLGMMTVSSLLRPSVPEKGKTTVYESGEVPTGGTRIRFNIQYYMVALLFVVFDIETVLIFPWTVIYREAVSMEGVGLAGALYPMLAFIGILVVGLGWAWRQGAVEWVKNPTESQRSVDRQ; encoded by the coding sequence ATGAATCCGTGGATAGCTATTGGCGCGCTGGCGCTGGTGGGGCTGTTGATACCGCTCGGGATGATGACGGTATCCAGCCTGCTCCGGCCGAGCGTGCCCGAAAAAGGGAAAACCACCGTGTACGAGAGCGGTGAGGTTCCGACGGGCGGGACGCGCATCCGCTTTAACATCCAGTACTACATGGTCGCGCTACTGTTCGTCGTGTTCGACATCGAGACGGTCCTCATCTTCCCCTGGACGGTCATCTACCGGGAGGCGGTCTCGATGGAAGGCGTCGGACTCGCAGGCGCACTGTATCCGATGCTGGCGTTCATCGGCATCCTCGTCGTCGGTCTCGGTTGGGCGTGGCGACAGGGTGCCGTCGAGTGGGTCAAGAACCCGACCGAATCCCAACGGAGCGTCGATAGACAATGA